DNA from Coffea arabica cultivar ET-39 chromosome 10c, Coffea Arabica ET-39 HiFi, whole genome shotgun sequence:
gaagatgttgtgcaccttagtccttcaaacaaagttcaccaaacaacttactagcactagaaggaagaattttatggagtgaaaactaagttaagcaagtggtttagttgatttgagctagaagtttgctagaatgttgaagagttttgtctttcttcttgcttagagagggccggccataaggaggagaaaaatggtgaattttgtgcaatttttggatatttaacctttggtcaaaaaagtcaaaattgtgaatagtaattcttaaaaggcatccaataagaaggtgacacttgtcaccttcataaatgcattcttatctttctttcctctctcacatcaatcatttcacacacactacttatctcttaacacccgataaattttacacagtatccgaaacttaaccttattggccgaattttttcgaacttttcgcactagtgggtcccacatccaatatatattcttaattttctaaaaattcaccaatgctagaaaaatcatcttaaaactataattgctcataaaatccactaagaaaatatttctaagccagaaaatgcagaaaacatgcaattaaggggaaataaaccctaggaaaataattagggttttacgggttctcacatgagCAACCCCTTGAAGACGTCCGAGGCTACTGtgacaacttctacagtaaacaCCATACGCAAATCATGCTCGAAATCATAGACCAACAAACAGTTCTTCATTTCTTGTGTTAGCAAAAAGAATCAATTTTCATCAGAGGATACAGTAGCAATCATGTATTAGCCAATAGTTCAATTTCAGTTGTATCAATTGGTTAGGTTTCTTGTTATAGCAGTTAGTTAGATCCTACTAATGGAAGAGAGTATactagcctataaatagccatTGTATGAGGAAGTTGTAATCAGCAACGGAGTGAATGAATGCCCCAATCCTTTTGCATTGAATATTCTTCcatctctgtttctttctttcatcttcttcttcctttcttcattCCCTATTATTCTTGCTTCTTGCTTCTTGCTTCTATCTCTTCCTTTCATTCTTTCTACAGTCTATCTAATTATTCTCAATAATGCCCATAGAGATAACTAAAATCCAATTGAAATCTTGACAACTGTGTTCAATTGCATGTCAACCATCCTAAGTATTTAGAGTGCTTCACATGCCCTCAGCTAATGCATGTGCAGGCAACATTTATGCACAAGGTTAGCAGTCTTTATGAGACTAGAATGTCCAAGAACACTAGTTTATTCACGATTGCATCAACTAATTAAGATGTGGTGAACCAACTTAGGGTTATTTCATACtgataggaaaaggaaaaaaaataaagttttagTCCCTAGTGTTTCGTACTTTTGTGAATCTAGTCCTCTCCAATGTTTGGCACCAGTGTAATTTTGGTTCCTAACTTTCAGCAAAAATAAATATGGTTCCTAATATTTCCAATTGAAGCAAATTTAGTGTAATTGACGGATTTTCCCTAATTACTAACGAAATCATGTTATTTGCAGTCACATGTTCACTAGattgaattaaaaaaagagaataaaaaagCACCTGACTTTAGACAATAAGAATATTAACTTATGTGATGACACATGACTAATTAATTAACCgcaaaaatggaaataaaataaagaaatttgtgaaattatATACATACAAAAACCTGTAGGGAATCTTTTGCTTAAGGGGGAGTGGGGTTGGAAGCTGCATTGATACCTCTGGAAAAGTAAAGATCCCATGCCCATTTGGCATGACAGAAGATTGTTATCTTGAGTCGAGATTTTCAGTCAATTGTAACAACTCTTTAATCCTTCCATTCTaagcatatattttttttatttttaaaatttttttctagtaGAAGaggaatgaaatttaaaaagcgGGGGAAGAGAGGAGAGATTTGAACCCAAGCCCTCTAAATCTTGGAATCTCAATCTTAGGCCTCCGTTTGATAACTAGATTCAACATAACATATTCAAAtgcatttgataacaaaaattaGAACTTTTGAATTAATTGAGTGGAACCAAATATTCTAGACAAAATTtactctaaaaaataattaataaactaACCACATATCAGTTAatatgatatacactcaaatgcaTCAAATATgatatttaacaatttaataatttaatgaatttcgccttcagattttaaatttaatattttagttttcaaatttcaattttatcaaatacacTCTAAGCAGACTAAAACCTCATCGGCCGATGCATATATCGTAATTACTTTCATGACATACATTACATCCAAAAACacatttatgattttttttctcatatCAAGTGGAAAAAATTTATCGGTTCCCTTATTGTTTTTCACGTAAATAAATGGAAAGAGTAGGGTGGACTTGAATGTCTTCCCTTACTGAGTCTTTATGTCGTTAGCATAAGCAACCCCGTGAAGACGTGGACCCCATCGTCGACAGAGACTAGTGTGAACAAATGCTCCTTTATATCTTGACTGCATTCATTTGAAGTTAACCGTCCTATTTGGGGTCTACAGAAGAAGTTTCAATGGTAAAATGCGTAGGCCTTTTGTGCGTTTACTGGCTAAGTCTTCCCTTTACTTGGAATGCCTATAAAACGTCCCTATTTGGGGTCTACAGAAGAAGCTTCAATCGTAAAATGCGTAGGCCTTCTGTGGGTTTACTAACTAAGTCTTCCCTATCGTAAGTTTAAAGTCCTTAGAAGTGCACAATTAACAATTGCAACTCTCTTCCGTATAAGGAAACTTgcttctttgaaaaacaattccaATGGGCTTCAATCGTTTGATTTTACCGATGCTCTTGCATTTGGTAATTGCCTTGATGCTGTCTTCCGCTTCAACTTTGACATCCCCAACATTTTCTATAGCGATGCCCGGCTGCCAAGATCATTGTGGAAATGTAAGCATTCCATTTCCATTCGGTATTACAGAAGGTTGTTACCTTAACGAACAATTCTTTATCAACTGCACCAACTCTTCAACCTCTGTCCCTCAACCAGTTCTGCATAACAGTACAATCAATGTCACAGAAATATCTCTGGAAGGTCAGGTGCACCTTATGCAGGATATAGCATCTGATTGCTATAATAAAAACGGAAGTTTATTGAACAAGAAGTCACCATGGATAGAATTATCCGACCGTTTTACCTTCAGCAGTACAGCTAATAAATTTATTGCCGTTGGCTGTGATGCCGTGGCTATAGTTTATGGTTTTGGTCAAAACCGGAGCTACACAACTGGATGTGTCTCTTTCTGTGATTATAAGGAAGATGTAATTGATGGCTCTTGTTCCGGCATCGGTTGCTGCCAGACAGATATCCCACCAGGGGCATGGAATATTAATGTGAGCTTGGCCAGTGTTAATAACCACACCAAGGTGTGGGGTTTCAATCCTTGCAGCTACGCTTTTGTGGTCGAAGAGAAGGCTTTCAATTTTTCTGCAGATAGCCTCACCAACTTAAGCGATGATTTAAGTCTTCCCGTCGTGGCCGATTGGACCATTGAGGAGGTGTCATGTGACGTTGCCCAAAGAAACACGACCTCTTATGCATGCTCTGGTAAAAACAGTCACTGTTACGAACCTTTCAAGGGGTTGGGATACCGTTGTTCTTGCAATCAAGGATACGAAGGCAACCCATATCTTCCTGATGGTTGCCAAGGCATGTGCGAAAATTTTGTTAAACTCGTCTAATAAACcagtatgtatatgtgtgtttcaattcacatttcaaaTTATGCTTCtgctttctattttttattgaaTTCTACAGATATTAATGAATGCCAAGATCCAACTCTTTACAATTGTACGAAGAATAGTGTTTGTCACAACACATTGGGCAACTACACATGTCCTTGTCTCAAAGGGTATCATGGTGATGGGAGAGGTGGAGATGGCTGCAGTCCTGACCATATAAATTGGTCTATGATTGTTTCAGGTTAGTCTACACTTTGAAATGATTGGAGAAGCAAAGGAGAATTTATCACTATGGATTGAACCATCTCTTAAGTGGTGTGATAAATATGTGCTGTATCATGAGAGTATTAAATTAAgataaaatgaagatttcttgaaACCCGTTCCATTTGGTTTAAGATGGCAACTAATCATAGTATAAGAGAGAAAGAAacctaattcttttctttaccaGGTAGTGAGAGAACATGAAAGTTGATAATCACTTGCAAAATTAGAGTCTTTAGCTGCAAAGTATCCGATAGATCTCATCATTTGCTAatttttcagtcaaatttgtcAACAGGTGTTGGCATAGGCACAGCAATTCTACTTTTCTGCTGCTTTTATTTGTGTTTGGAATTgaggaaaagaagggaaaacagATTGAAGGAGGAGTTTTTCCGgaaaaatggtggattaatgCTACAGCAACGACtggctcaagaaggaagaaacacaAATGTTGCTAGAATTTTCACTCTTGAAGAACTACGAAAGGCAACCAATAATTTCGAGGAAACTCGAATTATTGGTCGTGGAGGATACGGCACAGTTTTCAAAGGAATCTTAGTAGACCATAATTCTTGTACTGTTGCCATTAAGAGGTCCAGAGAAGTTAACGAAAATCAACTTGATCAATTTATTAATGAGGTGATTATGCTTTCCCAAGTTAATAGTAGAAATGTCGTTAAACTTCTAGGATGTTGCTTAGAGACGGAAGTGCCATTACTTGTTTATGAGTTCATCGACAATGGTACTCTCTCCGAGCATTTAAGCAGCACAACAAAATCACATCATCTTTCTTGGAATATCCGATTAAGAATAGCATCAGAAATTGCCGGAGTTCTCTCATATTTGCACTCAGTAGCTTCACCACCGATTATCCATAGAGATATCAAATCGGCAAACATACTTCTAGATCAAAACTACACTGCAAAAGTCACAGACTTTGGAATATCAAAATTGGCTCCTTTAGATGAAAATCAAGTATCTACAATGGTGCAAGGAACATTTGGCTACTTGGACCCCGAGTACATGCTAACAGGTTTGTTGACAGAGAAAAGTGATGTTTACAGCTTTGGGGTAGTTCTTATAGAGCTACTGACAAGTAAGAAGGCATTATCATTGGATAGAGTGGAGGAAGAGAAGTTTCTTGCGAATTATTTCATTTCTTCACTGAAAAGTGGTCACTTGATCCAGGTTCTTGATCGCAACATTATGTGCGATGTAAGTATTGAGCTTTTGAAAGAAGTTGCAATGATTGTTAAATCTTGCTTGAGTGTAAAAGGTGAAGATAGACCGTCTATGAAGAATATAGCAAGAGAACTTGAGGTATTGGAAATAAGAGCAAAGCAATCTCCAATTCAAGTTTCTAAGATTGATTTCACCGACACTGAGGCCTCCTTGCTTGGTATGCAATCAACAAATGCACATGTCGACGGTGGTGATT
Protein-coding regions in this window:
- the LOC140015636 gene encoding wall-associated receptor kinase 5-like; its protein translation is MGFNRLILPMLLHLVIALMLSSASTLTSPTFSIAMPGCQDHCGNVSIPFPFGITEGCYLNEQFFINCTNSSTSVPQPVLHNSTINVTEISLEGQVHLMQDIASDCYNKNGSLLNKKSPWIELSDRFTFSSTANKFIAVGCDAVAIVYGFGQNRSYTTGCVSFCDYKEDVIDGSCSGIGCCQTDIPPGAWNINVSLASVNNHTKVWGFNPCSYAFVVEEKAFNFSADSLTNLSDDLSLPVVADWTIEEVSCDVAQRNTTSYACSGKNSHCYEPFKGLGYRCSCNQGYEGNPYLPDGCQDINECQDPTLYNCTKNSVCHNTLGNYTCPCLKGYHGDGRGGDGCISDRSHHLLIFQSNLSTGVGIGTAILLFCCFYLCLELRKRRENRLKEEFFRKNGGLMLQQRLAQEGRNTNVARIFTLEELRKATNNFEETRIIGRGGYGTVFKGILVDHNSCTVAIKRSREVNENQLDQFINEVIMLSQVNSRNVVKLLGCCLETEVPLLVYEFIDNGTLSEHLSSTTKSHHLSWNIRLRIASEIAGVLSYLHSVASPPIIHRDIKSANILLDQNYTAKVTDFGISKLAPLDENQVSTMVQGTFGYLDPEYMLTGLLTEKSDVYSFGVVLIELLTSKKALSLDRVEEEKFLANYFISSLKSGHLIQVLDRNIMCDVSIELLKEVAMIVKSCLSVKGEDRPSMKNIARELEVLEIRAKQSPIQVSKIDFTDTEASLLGMQSTNAHVDGGDSNCIHTESHSIMEHMMVPIAGGR